One Streptomyces sp. P9-A2 DNA window includes the following coding sequences:
- a CDS encoding glycerophosphodiester phosphodiesterase yields MTPPIRHPYLDHPGPIAFAHRGGAADGLENTARQFRCAVEAGYRYIETDIHATRDGRLVAFHDATLDRVTDGAGLIADLPWRDVEQARVAGREPVPLFEELLTAFPEVRWNVDVKAEPALLPFLELIGRTDAWDRVCLGSFSEARVVRAQRLAGPRLATSYGTRGVLNLRLRSWGVPVTVRRSAVAAQVPEAQSGVPVVDRRFVRTAHARGLQVHVWTVNEPERMHRLLDLGVDGIMTDHIDTLRKVMEDRGIWV; encoded by the coding sequence CGATACGCCACCCCTACCTCGACCATCCCGGCCCGATCGCCTTCGCCCACCGCGGCGGGGCGGCCGACGGCCTGGAGAACACCGCGCGCCAGTTCCGGTGCGCCGTCGAGGCGGGCTACCGCTACATCGAGACCGACATCCATGCCACCCGTGACGGCCGGCTCGTCGCGTTCCACGACGCGACCCTGGACCGGGTGACGGACGGAGCGGGCCTGATCGCCGACCTGCCGTGGCGGGACGTGGAGCAGGCGCGTGTGGCGGGCCGGGAGCCGGTGCCCCTGTTCGAGGAACTGCTCACCGCCTTCCCCGAGGTGCGGTGGAACGTCGACGTCAAGGCCGAGCCGGCCCTCCTGCCCTTCCTGGAACTGATCGGGCGAACGGACGCCTGGGACCGGGTCTGCCTCGGCTCGTTCTCCGAGGCCCGCGTGGTGCGCGCCCAGCGGCTGGCCGGGCCCCGTCTCGCGACGTCGTACGGCACCCGGGGAGTGCTGAACCTCCGGCTGCGCTCATGGGGGGTACCGGTGACGGTGCGCCGGTCGGCCGTCGCCGCCCAGGTGCCGGAGGCCCAGTCGGGCGTCCCGGTCGTGGACCGTCGCTTCGTGCGTACCGCCCATGCACGCGGGCTCCAGGTGCACGTGTGGACGGTCAACGAGCCCGAGCGGATGCACCGGCTCCTGGACCTGGGTGTGGATGGCATCATGACCGATCACATCGACACACTGCGCAAGGTCATGGAAGACCGCGGGATCTGGGTCTGA
- a CDS encoding MFS transporter → MGNDTVRSPAADEAARRRYEQRGWYVYDWACSVYSTSVLTVFLGPYLTSVAEAAADTDGFVHPFGIPVRAGSFFAYAVSLSVILAVLAMPLVGAAADRTGRKKPLLAAAAYTGAAATACMFLLDGERYLLGGALLIVANAAQSVAMMLYNSYLPQIATPQERDAVSSRGWALGYAAGALVLVANLVLYTAHDAFGLSEGMAVRICLASAGLWWGAFTLVPLRRLRDRRAPAREAGTPTGFRQLATTLRDMRRRPLTLAFLLAYLVYNDGIQTVISQASVYGSKELGLGQATLIVAVLLVQVLAVVGALALGRLARIHGAKRTILGSLVAWTVTLAAGYFLPAGEPVWFFVLAAGIGLVLGGSQALSRSLFSHLVPPGKEAEYFSAYELSDRGMSWLGPLLFGLTYQITGSYRDAILSLVAFFILGFALLARVPVRRAIAAAGNPVPERI, encoded by the coding sequence GTGGGCAACGACACCGTGCGGTCACCGGCGGCGGACGAGGCGGCCCGCCGCCGGTACGAGCAACGCGGCTGGTACGTCTACGACTGGGCGTGCTCCGTGTACTCGACGAGTGTGCTCACCGTCTTCCTCGGCCCCTATCTGACCTCGGTCGCCGAGGCCGCCGCGGACACGGACGGGTTCGTGCATCCGTTCGGCATTCCGGTGCGCGCGGGGTCCTTCTTCGCGTACGCGGTCTCCCTGTCGGTGATCCTGGCGGTGCTCGCGATGCCGCTGGTGGGCGCCGCCGCCGACCGTACCGGCCGCAAGAAGCCGCTGCTCGCGGCCGCCGCCTACACCGGGGCCGCCGCGACGGCGTGCATGTTCCTCCTCGACGGTGAGCGCTATCTGCTGGGCGGCGCGCTGCTGATCGTGGCGAACGCCGCTCAGTCCGTGGCGATGATGCTCTACAACTCCTACCTGCCGCAGATCGCCACACCGCAGGAGCGGGACGCGGTCTCCTCGCGGGGCTGGGCCCTCGGCTACGCCGCGGGCGCCCTGGTCCTCGTGGCCAACCTGGTCCTCTACACCGCTCATGACGCCTTCGGGCTCTCCGAGGGCATGGCGGTCCGTATCTGCCTGGCGTCGGCGGGCCTGTGGTGGGGCGCCTTCACCCTGGTGCCGCTGCGGCGGCTGCGCGACCGCCGCGCCCCCGCGCGGGAGGCGGGCACCCCGACCGGCTTCCGGCAGCTCGCGACGACCCTCCGCGACATGCGCCGTCGCCCGCTGACGCTCGCCTTCCTCCTGGCGTACCTGGTCTACAACGACGGCATCCAGACCGTGATCTCGCAAGCCTCGGTCTACGGCTCGAAGGAGCTGGGGCTCGGGCAGGCCACTCTCATCGTGGCCGTGCTGCTGGTCCAGGTACTGGCGGTGGTGGGCGCCCTGGCGCTGGGCCGGCTGGCCCGGATCCACGGAGCGAAGCGTACGATCCTCGGCTCACTGGTCGCCTGGACGGTGACACTGGCCGCCGGGTACTTCCTGCCCGCCGGGGAGCCGGTGTGGTTCTTCGTCCTGGCCGCGGGGATCGGCCTGGTCCTCGGCGGCAGCCAGGCGCTGTCCCGGTCGCTGTTCTCGCACCTCGTACCGCCCGGCAAGGAGGCCGAGTACTTCTCGGCGTACGAGCTGAGCGACCGCGGGATGAGCTGGCTCGGGCCGCTGCTGTTCGGGCTGACCTACCAGATCACGGGAAGCTACCGGGACGCGATCCTCTCGCTGGTGGCCTTCTTCATCCTCGGTTTCGCGCTGCTCGCGCGGGTACCCGTGCGCCGGGCCATCGCCGCCGCGGGGAATCCCGTTCCGGAGAGGATTTAG
- a CDS encoding RNA polymerase-binding protein RbpA has protein sequence MSERALRGTRLVVTSYETDRGIDLAPRQAVEYACEKGHRFEMPFSVEAEIPPEWECKVCGAQALLVDGDGPEEKKAKPARTHWDMLMERRTREELEEVLEERLAVLRSGAMNIAVHPRDSRKSA, from the coding sequence ATGAGTGAGCGAGCTCTTCGCGGCACGCGCCTCGTGGTGACCAGCTACGAGACGGACCGCGGCATCGACCTGGCCCCGCGCCAGGCCGTGGAGTACGCATGCGAGAAGGGGCACCGCTTTGAGATGCCCTTCTCGGTCGAGGCGGAAATCCCGCCGGAGTGGGAGTGCAAGGTCTGCGGTGCCCAGGCACTCCTGGTTGACGGCGACGGCCCTGAGGAAAAGAAGGCCAAGCCCGCGCGTACGCATTGGGACATGCTGATGGAGCGACGTACCCGAGAGGAACTCGAAGAGGTTCTCGAGGAGCGTCTCGCCGTTCTGCGCTCCGGCGCGATGAACATCGCGGTTCATCCCCGGGACAGCCGAAAGTCGGCTTGA
- the fxsA gene encoding FxsA family membrane protein, with protein sequence MTTGAQTPNPARPRRSRLRTFLPLGVAAWLVLEIWLLTVVAGASNGLVVLLVLLAGLALGSVVIKRAGRRAFKNLTETLQQQQNGGPAEPRPNSEGNGLMMLGGLLLIIPGLVSDAVGLLLLVPPVQKAVSRYAERTLERKLREAGQGSLGDAFQQTRIHRPDGKVVQGEVIRDETGATPGDFPQGPRPPLSR encoded by the coding sequence ATGACGACTGGCGCTCAGACCCCGAACCCCGCCCGGCCCCGGCGCTCCAGGCTGCGCACCTTCCTGCCGCTCGGCGTCGCCGCGTGGCTGGTACTGGAGATCTGGCTGCTCACGGTCGTCGCCGGGGCGTCGAACGGGCTGGTGGTCCTCCTGGTGCTGCTGGCCGGTCTGGCGCTCGGCTCGGTGGTCATCAAGCGGGCCGGCCGGCGCGCCTTCAAAAACCTCACCGAGACGCTGCAACAGCAGCAGAACGGCGGGCCGGCCGAGCCGCGGCCGAACAGCGAGGGCAACGGCCTGATGATGCTGGGCGGACTGCTGCTGATCATCCCCGGCCTGGTCTCCGACGCGGTCGGTCTGCTGCTGCTCGTGCCCCCGGTCCAGAAGGCCGTGAGCCGGTACGCCGAGCGCACCCTCGAGCGCAAGCTCCGCGAGGCCGGCCAGGGCTCCCTGGGTGATGCCTTCCAGCAGACGCGTATCCACCGGCCCGACGGCAAGGTCGTCCAGGGCGAGGTGATCCGGGACGAGACCGGGGCCACGCCGGGCGACTTCCCGCAAGGACCCCGCCCGCCGCTCTCCCGCTGA
- a CDS encoding polyprenol monophosphomannose synthase → MNDGDGTRTADAQGRTFGPLGRTLVIIPTYNEAKNIKAIVGRVREAVPEADVLVADDNSPDGTGALADELAAGDDQVQVLHRKGKEGLGAAYLAGFHWGTEHGYGVLVEMDADGSHQPEELPRLLTALKGADLVLGSRWVPGGRVVNWPKSREYISRGGSLYSRVALDLPLRDITGGFRAFRSETLEGLGLDEVASQGYCFQVDLARRAVKAGYHVVEVPITFVERELGDSKMSRDILVEALWRVTAWGVGERVGKVLGREDDKRAGQPKPSERAEPAAGPTEAELSGHTEQVKP, encoded by the coding sequence GTGAACGACGGCGACGGGACCCGCACGGCGGATGCCCAGGGGAGGACTTTCGGCCCGCTCGGCAGAACTTTGGTGATCATTCCGACCTACAACGAGGCGAAGAACATCAAGGCGATCGTCGGCCGGGTGCGCGAAGCCGTTCCCGAGGCGGACGTTCTCGTGGCCGACGACAACAGCCCCGACGGCACCGGCGCGCTCGCCGACGAACTGGCCGCCGGGGACGACCAGGTCCAGGTGCTGCACCGCAAGGGCAAGGAGGGCCTGGGCGCCGCCTACCTCGCGGGCTTCCACTGGGGCACGGAGCACGGCTACGGCGTACTGGTCGAGATGGACGCCGACGGTTCCCACCAGCCCGAGGAACTGCCCCGTCTGCTCACCGCGCTCAAGGGCGCCGACCTGGTGCTCGGTTCACGCTGGGTACCCGGTGGCCGGGTGGTCAACTGGCCCAAGTCCCGTGAGTACATCTCGCGCGGCGGCAGCCTCTACTCGCGCGTGGCGCTCGATCTGCCGTTGCGCGACATCACCGGCGGCTTCCGCGCGTTCCGGAGCGAGACCCTGGAAGGTCTCGGCCTGGACGAGGTGGCCTCCCAGGGCTACTGCTTCCAGGTCGACCTCGCCCGTCGCGCGGTCAAGGCCGGCTACCACGTCGTCGAGGTGCCCATCACCTTCGTCGAGCGGGAACTCGGCGATTCGAAGATGAGCCGCGACATCCTCGTCGAGGCGCTGTGGCGGGTCACGGCGTGGGGTGTGGGGGAGAGGGTCGGCAAGGTCCTCGGACGCGAGGACGACAAGCGGGCCGGGCAGCCGAAGCCGAGCGAGCGGGCAGAGCCGGCCGCCGGGCCGACGGAAGCGGAACTGTCCGGACATACGGAGCAGGTCAAGCCGTAG
- a CDS encoding amidohydrolase, with amino-acid sequence MSERTAPPHTDPPRTVLLRRGEVHSPADPFATAMVVEGGQVAWVGSEGAADSFADGVDEVIDLDGALVTPAFTDAHVHTTATGLALTGLDLSGAPSLEAALDRVREFAAARPADRVLLGHGWDAARWPGGRPPTRAELDAATGGRPLYLSRIDVHSAVVSTALLDLVTREGAGEITREDGPLTGDAHHAVRAAALGAVTHAQRTGAQRAALAHAASLGIGTVHECGGPEISSEDDFTGLLRLAAEGPGPRVVGYWAERNVAKARELGAAGAAGDLFADGALGSHTACLHVPYADAGHTGAAHLDAAAIAAHVVDCTEAGLQAGFHAIGDAAVAAVAGGVRAAAEKVGLDRVRASRHRVEHAEMLTPSTIAAFAELGLTASVQPAFDALWGGEDGMYARRLGAERARTLNPFAALLRAGVPLAFGSDSPVTPLDPWGTVRAAAFHRTPEHRVSVRAAFTAHTRGGWRAIGRDDAGVLVPGAPADYAVWHTGALVVQAPDDRVARWSTDPRSGTPGLPDLTPGGELPVCRRTVVGGRTVFVRPGE; translated from the coding sequence ATGAGCGAACGCACCGCCCCGCCGCACACAGACCCGCCGCGCACCGTCCTGCTCCGCCGCGGAGAGGTCCACAGCCCCGCCGACCCCTTCGCCACCGCGATGGTCGTCGAGGGCGGTCAGGTCGCCTGGGTCGGTTCCGAGGGGGCCGCCGACTCCTTCGCGGACGGGGTGGACGAGGTGATCGACCTCGACGGGGCGCTGGTCACCCCGGCGTTCACCGACGCTCATGTGCACACCACGGCCACCGGGCTGGCGCTCACCGGCCTCGACCTGTCCGGGGCGCCCTCCCTGGAGGCCGCACTGGACAGGGTGCGGGAGTTCGCCGCCGCCCGACCGGCCGACAGGGTCCTGCTCGGCCACGGCTGGGACGCCGCCCGCTGGCCCGGCGGCCGTCCACCGACCCGCGCGGAACTCGACGCGGCCACCGGCGGGCGGCCCCTGTACCTCAGCCGGATCGACGTCCACTCCGCGGTGGTCAGCACCGCGCTGCTCGACCTCGTCACCCGCGAGGGCGCCGGCGAGATCACCCGCGAGGACGGCCCTCTCACCGGCGACGCCCATCACGCCGTACGCGCCGCCGCCCTGGGCGCCGTCACACACGCCCAGCGCACCGGGGCCCAACGCGCCGCGCTGGCGCACGCCGCCTCGCTCGGCATCGGCACCGTCCACGAGTGCGGCGGCCCGGAGATCTCCTCCGAGGACGACTTCACCGGCCTGCTGCGGCTCGCCGCCGAAGGGCCCGGCCCGCGCGTCGTCGGCTACTGGGCCGAGCGGAACGTAGCCAAGGCGCGCGAACTGGGCGCGGCCGGCGCCGCGGGCGACCTGTTCGCCGACGGCGCCCTCGGCTCGCACACCGCGTGCCTGCACGTCCCGTACGCCGACGCGGGCCACACGGGCGCCGCCCACCTCGACGCCGCCGCGATCGCCGCCCACGTCGTCGACTGCACCGAGGCGGGCCTCCAGGCGGGTTTCCACGCCATCGGCGACGCCGCTGTCGCCGCGGTGGCCGGGGGAGTGCGCGCCGCCGCCGAGAAGGTCGGCCTCGACCGCGTCCGCGCCTCCCGGCACCGCGTCGAACACGCCGAGATGCTCACCCCCTCGACCATCGCCGCCTTCGCCGAACTCGGCCTGACCGCCTCCGTCCAGCCCGCCTTCGACGCCCTGTGGGGCGGTGAGGACGGCATGTACGCCCGGCGCCTGGGCGCGGAGCGGGCCCGTACCCTGAACCCCTTCGCGGCCCTGCTGCGCGCCGGTGTCCCGCTCGCCTTCGGCTCCGACAGCCCGGTCACCCCTCTCGACCCGTGGGGCACCGTCCGGGCCGCCGCCTTCCACCGCACGCCGGAACACCGCGTCTCGGTGCGCGCCGCGTTCACCGCGCACACGCGCGGCGGCTGGCGGGCGATCGGACGCGACGACGCGGGCGTCCTGGTGCCGGGCGCGCCCGCCGACTACGCCGTCTGGCACACCGGCGCTCTCGTGGTGCAGGCGCCCGACGACCGGGTGGCACGCTGGTCCACCGACCCCCGCTCCGGCACTCCCGGTCTGCCGGACCTGACCCCGGGCGGCGAACTGCCCGTCTGCCGGCGCACGGTGGTCGGCGGACGCACGGTCTTCGTACGGCCGGGCGAGTGA
- a CDS encoding Lrp/AsnC family transcriptional regulator has translation MEELDRQIVQLLVKDGRMSYTDLGKATGLSTSAVHQRVRRLEQRGVIRGYAAVVDPDAVGLPMTAFISVKPFDPSAPDDIADRLAGVPEIEACHSVAGDENYILKVRVATPHQLEELLARVRSLAGVSTRTTVVLSTPYEARPPRV, from the coding sequence ATGGAGGAGCTGGACCGACAGATCGTGCAGCTGCTCGTCAAGGACGGGCGGATGAGCTACACAGACCTGGGCAAGGCCACGGGCCTGTCCACGTCGGCCGTGCACCAGCGGGTGCGCAGACTGGAACAGCGCGGCGTCATCCGCGGCTATGCCGCAGTGGTCGACCCGGATGCCGTCGGCCTGCCCATGACCGCCTTCATCTCGGTCAAACCGTTCGACCCCAGCGCCCCCGACGACATCGCGGACCGCCTCGCCGGCGTGCCCGAGATCGAGGCCTGCCACAGCGTCGCGGGCGACGAGAACTACATCCTCAAGGTGCGCGTGGCCACCCCGCACCAGCTGGAGGAACTGCTCGCGCGGGTGCGCTCGCTGGCGGGTGTCTCCACCCGGACGACCGTGGTCCTGTCCACGCCGTACGAGGCCCGGCCGCCACGCGTCTGA
- a CDS encoding acyl-CoA dehydrogenase family protein, with the protein MSDHAPQPVDRQLPTDEARDLISLVRDIAQREIAPKAAEEEDAARFPREAFTLLSGSGLLGLPYDSAYGGGDQPYEVYLQVLEELAAARLTVGLGVSVHTLACYALAAHGTKEQQAEYLPAMLGGGLLGAYCLSEPSSGSDAASLRTRAVREGGGDWTLTGTKAWITHGGIADFYTVMARTGEEGPRGITAFLVPGDAEGLSAAVPEKKMGMKGSPTAQVHLDGVRVRDDRRIGEEGQGFAIALSALDGGRLGIAACAIGLAQAALDEALGYASGRRQFGRPIADFQGLRFMLADMATQIEAGRALYLAAARLRDAGRPFAKQAAMAKLHCTDTAMRVTTDAVQILGGYGYTADFPAERYMREAKVLQIVEGTNQIQRMVIARHLAGPQTS; encoded by the coding sequence ATGTCCGACCACGCCCCGCAGCCGGTGGACCGGCAATTGCCCACGGACGAGGCGCGGGACCTGATCTCGCTCGTCCGTGACATCGCACAGCGCGAGATCGCCCCGAAGGCGGCAGAGGAGGAGGACGCGGCCCGCTTCCCGCGAGAGGCCTTCACCCTGCTCTCCGGGTCCGGACTGCTCGGACTGCCCTACGACTCCGCGTACGGCGGAGGGGACCAGCCGTACGAGGTCTACCTCCAGGTCCTCGAGGAACTCGCCGCGGCCCGCCTGACCGTGGGCCTCGGGGTCAGCGTGCACACCCTCGCCTGCTACGCGCTCGCCGCCCACGGCACCAAGGAGCAGCAGGCCGAGTACCTGCCGGCGATGCTCGGCGGGGGCCTGCTCGGCGCCTACTGCCTCTCCGAACCCTCCTCCGGGTCGGACGCGGCCTCACTGCGCACCAGAGCGGTGCGTGAGGGCGGGGGAGACTGGACGCTCACCGGCACCAAGGCGTGGATCACGCACGGTGGCATCGCGGACTTCTACACCGTCATGGCCCGCACCGGTGAGGAGGGCCCGCGCGGAATCACCGCGTTCCTGGTCCCCGGCGACGCCGAAGGACTGAGTGCGGCCGTACCGGAGAAGAAGATGGGCATGAAGGGCTCGCCCACCGCGCAGGTTCACCTCGACGGCGTACGGGTCCGCGACGACCGGCGGATCGGCGAGGAGGGGCAGGGCTTCGCGATCGCCCTGTCGGCGCTGGACGGCGGACGGCTCGGCATCGCGGCCTGCGCGATCGGCCTGGCACAGGCCGCGCTCGACGAGGCGCTCGGTTACGCGTCCGGGCGACGGCAGTTCGGGCGGCCGATCGCCGACTTCCAGGGGCTGCGGTTCATGCTCGCGGACATGGCCACGCAGATCGAGGCCGGGCGCGCGCTGTATCTCGCGGCGGCCCGACTGCGGGACGCCGGACGGCCGTTCGCCAAACAGGCGGCCATGGCGAAGCTGCACTGCACCGACACGGCGATGCGGGTCACCACCGACGCCGTCCAGATCCTCGGGGGCTACGGCTACACCGCGGACTTCCCGGCCGAGCGCTACATGCGCGAGGCCAAGGTTCTGCAGATCGTCGAGGGAACGAACCAGATCCAACGCATGGTCATCGCCCGCCATCTCGCGGGACCGCAGACGAGCTGA
- a CDS encoding TetR/AcrR family transcriptional regulator yields the protein MNISQQSAVRPGARSTERSLARRAELIGIGRKLFADTSYDALSMDDIARQAHVAKGLIYYYFHSKRGYYLAIIQDSVAGLVAFAAGGVELPPAQRVHRTVDSYLRYAEHNQAAYRTIVSGGVGFDTEVHAVRDGVREAIVETIAEGAYGTADITPVARMGLLSWVCSVEGATLDWIDRPGLPRETMCELLVKTLGGAMRAIEELDPTHPAPEPARRDV from the coding sequence TTGAATATCAGTCAGCAATCCGCCGTGCGCCCCGGAGCGCGCAGCACCGAGCGTTCGCTGGCACGTCGTGCCGAACTCATCGGCATCGGCCGGAAACTGTTCGCCGACACGTCGTACGACGCGCTCTCCATGGACGACATCGCGCGCCAGGCGCATGTTGCCAAGGGGCTGATCTACTACTATTTCCACTCCAAGCGGGGCTACTACCTCGCCATCATCCAGGACTCGGTCGCCGGCCTGGTCGCCTTCGCCGCGGGCGGTGTCGAACTGCCGCCCGCCCAGCGGGTGCACCGCACCGTCGACAGCTACCTGCGCTACGCCGAGCACAACCAGGCCGCGTACCGCACGATCGTCAGCGGCGGCGTCGGCTTCGACACCGAGGTGCACGCCGTCCGGGACGGGGTGCGCGAGGCGATCGTCGAGACCATCGCCGAGGGCGCGTACGGAACCGCGGACATCACACCCGTGGCACGGATGGGCCTGCTCTCCTGGGTCTGCAGCGTCGAGGGTGCCACCCTCGACTGGATCGACCGCCCCGGGCTGCCCCGCGAGACCATGTGCGAGCTGCTGGTGAAGACGCTCGGTGGAGCCATGCGCGCCATCGAGGAACTGGACCCCACGCACCCGGCCCCGGAGCCCGCCCGGCGCGACGTCTGA
- a CDS encoding SCO1431 family membrane protein, with the protein MTANAATAPAAAVPGVRTGGPREDGPKILEHIMGWTLVMVVAMFVTQLGLL; encoded by the coding sequence ATGACCGCGAACGCAGCCACCGCCCCCGCCGCCGCCGTCCCCGGTGTCCGCACCGGCGGCCCCCGGGAGGACGGCCCGAAGATCCTCGAGCACATCATGGGATGGACCCTCGTCATGGTCGTCGCGATGTTCGTGACGCAGCTCGGACTTCTCTGA
- a CDS encoding peptidase C39 family protein has translation MSRAEQPSRRSLLAAAVVTAVASSAGPASAHAMTGRSAGSAGGSADPEAAAARRVDNRAWTSYGDWRTGRAEGTRAVAGVRPGLVIAKAAGTTASTDPHTGRTAAWEYATWTSPVHRLTVPATEAIVSWNARTPDGTWIQAELQGTYTDGTGTPWYVMGRWAAGDQDILRTSVDDQSDGRSTVWTDTLAVDDAASGLRLVSYRLRLTLHRRPGTKLTPTVWRIGAMGSDVPDRFTVPASPPGAARELIVPRYSQEIHKGQYPEYDNGGEAWCSPTSSQMIIEYWGGRLTGEQLAWVDPSYADPQVCHAARHTYDHQYEGCGNWPFNAAYAATFEGLQGVVTRLGSLTDLEKLIAAGIPAITSQSFLEEELTGAGYGTAGHLMTVIGFTPDGDVIANDPASPDNESVRRVYRRREWENIWLRTKRYNASGKIASGTGGVCYLFFPARPTPRMRRALAAVGVR, from the coding sequence ATGAGCAGAGCCGAACAGCCGTCCCGCAGAAGCCTCCTGGCCGCGGCGGTCGTCACCGCCGTCGCGTCGAGCGCGGGCCCGGCGTCCGCCCACGCCATGACCGGCCGGTCCGCCGGCTCGGCGGGCGGCTCCGCGGACCCCGAAGCGGCCGCGGCCCGCCGCGTCGACAACCGGGCCTGGACCTCGTACGGCGACTGGCGCACCGGCCGCGCCGAGGGCACCCGTGCCGTCGCGGGCGTCCGCCCCGGCCTGGTGATCGCGAAGGCGGCCGGCACCACCGCCTCCACCGATCCGCACACCGGCCGCACCGCCGCCTGGGAGTACGCGACCTGGACCTCGCCCGTCCACCGGCTCACCGTGCCGGCGACGGAGGCCATCGTCTCCTGGAACGCGCGCACCCCCGACGGCACCTGGATCCAGGCCGAGTTGCAGGGCACGTACACGGACGGCACCGGCACACCCTGGTACGTGATGGGCCGTTGGGCGGCCGGCGACCAGGACATCCTTCGCACCTCGGTGGACGACCAGAGCGACGGCCGGAGCACGGTCTGGACCGACACCCTCGCCGTCGACGACGCGGCCTCGGGCCTGCGCCTGGTCTCGTACCGGCTGCGGCTGACCCTTCACCGCCGTCCCGGCACGAAACTCACCCCTACCGTGTGGCGGATCGGCGCGATGGGCTCCGACGTGCCCGACCGCTTCACCGTCCCGGCGTCCCCGCCCGGCGCGGCCCGGGAACTGATCGTCCCGCGCTACTCGCAGGAGATCCACAAAGGTCAGTACCCGGAGTACGACAACGGCGGCGAGGCCTGGTGCAGCCCGACCTCCTCACAGATGATCATCGAGTACTGGGGCGGCCGGCTCACCGGGGAACAGCTGGCCTGGGTCGACCCGTCCTACGCCGACCCGCAGGTGTGCCACGCGGCCCGCCACACCTACGACCACCAGTACGAGGGCTGCGGCAACTGGCCGTTCAACGCCGCCTACGCCGCCACCTTCGAGGGCCTTCAGGGCGTCGTCACCCGGCTCGGTTCGCTGACCGACCTGGAGAAGCTGATCGCGGCGGGCATCCCGGCCATCACGTCCCAGTCCTTCCTCGAGGAGGAGCTGACCGGAGCGGGATACGGTACCGCCGGACACCTGATGACCGTGATCGGCTTCACGCCCGACGGCGACGTCATCGCCAACGACCCCGCCTCCCCGGACAACGAGTCCGTCCGGCGCGTCTACCGGCGTCGCGAATGGGAGAACATCTGGCTCAGGACCAAGCGGTACAACGCCTCCGGCAAGATCGCCTCCGGCACCGGCGGAGTCTGCTACCTCTTCTTCCCCGCGCGCCCCACCCCGCGCATGCGCAGGGCGCTCGCGGCCGTCGGCGTGCGCTGA